A genomic stretch from Diachasmimorpha longicaudata isolate KC_UGA_2023 chromosome 2, iyDiaLong2, whole genome shotgun sequence includes:
- the LOC135173081 gene encoding ras-related protein Rab-40C: MAGGEAAGTKPRQEKQYDYLLKFLLVGDSDVGKQEILSGLEDGASESPFCSGSAYKTTTILLDGKRVKLQLWDTSGQGRFCTIIRSYSRGAQGILLVYDITNKWSFDGIDRWLKEVEEHAPGVPKVLVGNRLHLAFKRQVGVRDAEAYAAKNRMAFFEVSPLCDFNIRESFSELSRMALHRNGMERLWRSNKVLSLQELACRAIVARTTVYGIDQLPLPTSIKSHLKSYAMTTTTQLRYNGNRSQNSSKSLGSYHRRLRFVGACHNGLTTPGNSPGSITDSRSSCAGRNSCTIS; encoded by the exons atgGCTGGGGGTGAGGCTGCTGGGACAAAGCCTCGTCAGGAGAAACAGTACGATtatcttttgaaatttttactcgTCGGGGATAGCGACGTTGGCAAACAGGAGATACTCAGTGGCCTCGAGGACGGCGCATCCGAGTCACCTTTCTGCAGCGGCAGTG CTTACAAAACAACAACTATCCTGCTGGATGGGAAGAGAGTTAAGTTACAGCTGTGGGATACGTCGGGGCAGGGGAGATTCTGTACAATTATCAGGTCTTACTCCAGAGGGGCACAGGGAATCCTTCTTGTTTACGATATTACAAACAAATGGTCGTTTGATGGAATCGATAGATGGCTCAAGGAAGTTGAAGAG CACGCCCCAGGTGTTCCAAAGGTATTAGTCGGCAATCGCCTGCACCTGGCATTCAAGCGACAAGTTGGGGTTAGAGATGCTGAAGCATACGCTGCAAAAAATCGTATGGCATTCTTCGAAGTGTCACCATTATGTGATTTCAATATAAGGGAAAGCTTTTCGGAACTGTCGAGAATGGCACTGCACCGTAATGGGATGGAACGTTTATGGAGATCGAATAAAG tcCTCAGCCTCCAAGAACTTGCCTGTCGGGCAATAGTGGCACGCACAACAGTGTATGGAATTGATCAGCTACCCTTACCCACGTCGATAAAGTCCCACTTGAAATCTTACGCTATGACGACAACAACGCAGCTACGTTACAACGGAAATCGTTCACAAAATTCGAGCAAGAGCCTTGGATCTTATCATCGCAGGTTACGATTCGTCGGAGCGTGTCACAATGGACTGACGACACCGGGCAATTCACCTGGCAGCATAACAGACTCTCGTTCCAGTTGCGCTGGCCGTAATTCTTGCACAATATCCTGA
- the LOC135173084 gene encoding uncharacterized protein LOC135173084 — MENIHRGEPDDDGNTLGSMRSVDPVPQSLKEVVELMTSVNGHLEDCAVEWQATLSRKQWRILEAQSTAHTPWEHSLLARTYFTEKNLDDDFTTLRISGKKFLADLNNFIGLLRGENPLLGPKNVENQPSDSTKTRKPVTPLDLSPLADHKNPEENSRRRRSKRLAGNAINTVQESFADLIKAKIDLDTKFLGFEAALNGTVAITPSAPSEGAKCLCQICSSVLGSVIHNNYFRREAAMKPKVRRVARTKTKRLRKSPKIWKRNSESITHQYPK, encoded by the exons ATGGAGAACATTCATCGGGGTGAGCCGGATGACGATGGAAATACCTTGGGATCAATGCGATCCGTGGATCCTGTTCCACAGTCGTTGAAGGAAGTCGTTGAATTAATGACCTCCGTGAACGGACATTTGGAGGATTGTGCTGTTGAATGGCAAGCGACACTGTCCAGGAAACAGTGGAGAATTTTAGAAGCACAATCTACAGCTCATACCCCGTGGGAACACTCACTACTGGCGAGAACATATTTCACCGAAAAAAATCTTGATGACGACTTCACAACATTGAGAATCAGTGGGAAAAAATTTCTGGCCGATTTGAATAACTTCATTG GTTTATTGAGAGGGGAAAATCCGCTGTTGGGcccgaaaaatgttgaaaatcaGCCCTCGGATTCTACGAAGACTAGAAAACCTGTGACACCACTGGACCTTTCACCTCTCGCAGATCATAAGAACCCAGAGGAAAATTCTAGGAGACGAAGGAGCAAAAGATTGGCAGGAAATGCCATCAACACCGTTCAAGAGTCTTTTGCTGATCTTATAAAAGCTAAAATTGACCTTGACACAAAATTTCTGGGTTTTGAGGCAGCACTCAATGGCACCGTCGCCATCACCCCCTCTGCACCCTCCGAAGGGGCCAAGTGTTTGTGCCAAATTTGCTCGAGTGTTTTG GGTAGCGTGATtcataacaattattttcgGAGAGAAGCTGCGATGAAGCCAAAAGTACGCAGGGTGGCCAGGACAAAGACTAAAAGACTGCGGAAATCGCCGAAAATTTGGAAACGCAATTCCGAGAGCATCACGCATCAATACCCTAAATAA
- the LOC135173088 gene encoding glucose-induced degradation protein 4 homolog, producing MPVKVDVVPPPPANSKQPGVTKSLLYNGSRFQGSQKSKGNSYDVEVVLQHVDEENSYLCGYLKIKGLTEEFPTLTTFFDGEIISKKYPFLTRKWDADEDVDKKHWSKFESFCQYAKSFNSDTFDYEALKGTDFVFMRWKEHFLVPDHTIKDINGASFAGFYYICFEKSAASIEGYYYHRSSEWYQSLYLRHVPEHSIQIYEFR from the exons ATGCCGGTCAAAGTAGATGTGGTACCGCCACCACCAGCCAATTCAAAACAACCGGGGGTCACTAAGTCACTGTTGTACAATGGATCGAGATTCCAGGGATCTCAAAAGTCCAAGGGGAATAGCTACGATGTAGAAGTGGTTTTGCAG caTGTGGATGAGGAAAATAGTTATCTCTGcggttatttaaaaataaaaggccTCACCGAGGAATTTCCCACATTAACAACGTTTTTTGATGGTGAGATTATATCGAAGAAATATCCATTTCTCACGCGTAAATGGGACGCAGATGAAGACGTTGATAAAAAACACTGG AGTAAATTCGAATCATTTTGCCAGTACGCTAAGTCTTTTAATTCCGATACATTTGACTATGAAGCACTGAAAGGGACTGACTTCGTCTTCATGAGATGGAAGGAACATTTTCTAGTTCCTGATCATACTATAAAGGACATTAATGGGGCATCTTTTGCGGGATTTTATTACATATGCTTTGAAAAATCTGCCGCTTCGATCGAGGGGTATTATTACCATCGCAGTTCCGAGTG GTATCAATCATTGTACCTCAGACACGTACCAGAACACAGTATACAAATCTACGAGTTCAGGTGA
- the LOC135173062 gene encoding cytochrome b-c1 complex subunit 2, mitochondrial: MACSAVRCPILRNSTVRNYAALAKAAQSSPAATVDTQVLSNKVTVAALDNNSPLAQVSIIFKTGSRNETYDTQGITHLLRIAAGLTTSRSSTFAITRNIQQLGGNLYTTVDRESIAYTLQVTPDKLEKALIFLEDAATRQVFKPWEISDSTPRLRYELSTIPENVRIVELLHKAAYREGLGYSLYSPKRQLDKISSETLQHYVNTWYTGDRCAVVATGVSLSEISPLASRLQLGSGAGNTVPSNFKGGEIRKERNSPLASVALAVEGSGFDKETDALALAVLQKAAGTGPHVKWGTSTAPLQRAVASAAGSEPFAITSFNASYSDSGIFGFLLQAPANTVGSLTKAAYKWMSSPNITDADIARGKTELKASILYDADNCTSQIENLAQQTLFKGRVTSPAGLAAEVDKISPADVKKVAGKLTGKLALASIGNLSTVPYVDQLR; the protein is encoded by the exons ATGGCTTGCTCAGCAGTGAGATGTCCAATTTTACGTAATTCCACA GTAAGGAACTATGCTGCCCTCGCCAAAGCAGCCCAGTCTTCACCGGCGGCCACTGTTGACACCCAAGTGCTCAGTAACAAAGTGACTGTTGCTGCTCTTGATAACAACAGTCCACTTGCCCAGgtgtcaattattttcaa AACTGGCTCTCGCAACGAGACATACGATACCCAGGGCATAACTCATCTGCTGAGGATCGCAGCAGGTTTAACAACCTCGCGATCATCAACCTTCGCGATAACCCGGAATATTCAACAGCTCGGGGGCAATCTGTATACAACAGTTGATCGGGAATCCATTGCCTACACTCTCCAGGTCACCCCTGACAAGCT AGAAAAGGCCCTTATATTCTTGGAGGATGCAGCGACACGTCAGGTATTCAAACCTTGGGAAATATCGGACTCGACACCTCGATTACGGTACGAACTCTCCACCATTCCCGAAAATGTTCGCATCGTTGAGCTTCTGCATAAAGCTGCTTATCGCGAGGGCCTGGGTTACTCTCTCTACTCGCCAAAACGTCAACTTGATAAAATTTCATCAGAGACT TTGCAGCATTACGTGAACACATGGTACACAGGTGATCGATGTGCAGTAGTGGCGACTGGCGTATCCCTCTCGGAGATATCTCCACTGGCATCACGTCTTCAGCTCGGTTCTGGTGCTGGTAATACCGTACCATCGAACTTCAAAGGCGGTgaaattcgcaaagagcgtaaTTCACCGCTTGCCAGTGTAGCACTCGCTGTGGAGGGCTCGGGCTTCGATAAGGAAACCGATGCCCTAGCCCTCGCGGTCCTTCAGAAGGCTGCGGGCACAGGGCCACATGTCAAGTGGGGAACTTCAACGGCACCGCTGCAGAGAGCTGTTGCCTCAGCAGCTGGATCCGAGCCATTTGCTATCACCAGTTTTAACGCCAGTTATTCAGACTCTGGAATCTTTGGATTCCTTCTTCAGGCACCTGCTAATACCGTGGGATCC TTAACTAAAGCTGCATACAAATGGATGTCATCACCAAACATCACAGACGCTGATATTGCACGTGGAAAAACCGAACTGAAGGCTTCCATTCTTTATGATGCTGATAATTGCACAAGCCAGATTGAGAATTTGGCACAGCAGACCCTCTTCAAGGGACGCGTCACCTCTCCAGCTGGCCTTGCAGCTGAGGTCGATAAAATTAGTCCAGCTGATGTCAAGAAg GTTGCTGGAAAACTCACTGGAAAATTGGCACTTGCGTCAATTGGTAACCTATCTACCGTACCTTATGTCGATCAGCTGCGTTAG
- the LOC135173054 gene encoding uncharacterized protein LOC135173054: MAKFSSYHTLCPGIDPQNLLGVEKDADSGCAIVTLGRNMVYRYKLQDLKEASCWSSQEWLTTQVVYDRQTNSYVAVFNEKYLRLWEKTEKHLHKVKKYKFQLPFRAIVVPSSEQDSPVLVRRDGATASLSWALENRKTWSSKIPPNSPSEELSDCRLLCINNKTYLCALSSTKTPPEHSSFLVREVDSETYVGNSDTDVRIELKRPSEELVGHVILQDQNNAYLLTLWSHGRLYSYPLTGACPEPVPGILVSVITSISAKHPVAMAALNESTIAMYGADANEEGAVIIIYNIQFKLAQAIHKLKLYTKGAKLWQMDNKLLLAANQHLAVVSYRLASQRIETMLGSSLRFQRDDQTSDDCDVMEIRESTIADWQESIKVPDRVPIVGVPKNIAKQITVHVNEGASDATIQRELIPQLIEGKDVRAIVWCLNNFKDLPEKLLIDLLAFGIRTPEESFVPMQNGASEKHGSIITRHQFLDRIFSVSFSDICLLPHLKASLMFDEVLRLMEYFIGKLSQEGEGEGDLEANDKQLYEWCSLIMDSHYQHYLLSKDPQVLRLFGKLHDILNDHFQVQKEMEELRPMLQRILNGKPLKISSKGFNKFYSIEMIQLY, from the exons aTGGCAAAATTCAGTTCATATCATACGTTGTGCCCCGGGATTGATCCACAGAATTTACTTGGTGTTGAAAAGGATGCTGACTCGGGATGTGCAATTGTTACTTTGGGGAGGAACATGGTGTACAGATATAAG CTCCAAGATCTCAAAGAAGCGAGCTGTTGGTCATCCCAGGAGTGGCTGACAACGCAAGTCGTCTACGATCGACAGACCAACAGTTACGTTGCCGTCTTCAACGAGAAATACCTCCGATTATGGGAGAAGACCGAGAAGCACTTGCacaaagtgaaaaaatataaattccaaCTTCCATTTCGTGCCATAGTCGTTCCCTCCTCTGAGCAAGACTCGCCAGTCCTGGTTAGACGAGATGGAGCAACAGCTTCCCTATCATGGGCCCTTGAGAATCGTAAGACCTGGAGCAGCAAGATTCCCCCAAATTCACCCAGCGAAGAGCTCTCAGACTGTCGCCTCCTCTGCATCAACAATAAAACGTATCTTTGTGCCCTGAGTTCCACAAAAACACCTCCAGAGCACTCTAGTTTTTTGGTACGCGAGGTAGACAGCGAGACGTACGTTGGTAACAGTGACACTGACGTGAGGATAGAGTTAAAAAGGCCATCGGAGGAGCTGGTAGGTCACGTCATTCTCCAGGACCAGAACAACGCGTATCTCCTGACTCTCTGGTCTCACGGTCGTCTATACAGTTATCCCTTGACCGGTGCCTGTCCAGAGCCAGTTCCAGGAATTCTCGTGAGCGTCATCACCTCCATCAGTGCCAAACATCCAGTAGCAATGGCTGCCCTCAACGAATCAACAATAGCGATGTATGGAGCGGATGCCAATGAGGAAGGGGCTGTTATCATCATCTACAATATTCAGTTTAAACTCGCTCAAGCGATCCACAAACTCAAGCTCTACACCAAAGGGGCCAAACTCTGGCAGATGGATAATAAGCTTCTGTTAGCTGCCAATCAACATTTAGCTGTTGTCTCTTATCGCCTGGCCTCCCAGAGAATAGAAACGATGCTTGGGTCCTCCCTGAGATTTCAGCGCGACGATCAGACCAGTGACGATTGCGATGTCATGGAGATCAGAGAATCCACTATTGCTGATTGGCAGGAGTCAATCAAGGTACCTGACAGAGTTCCCATCGTAGGGGTACCCAAAAATATCGCCAAACAGATAACAGTTCACGTGAATGAAGGGGCCAGCGATGCCACCATTCAGAGGGAGTTGATTCCTCAGTTGATTGAGGGAAAAGACGTGAGGGCAATTGTCTggtgtttaaataattttaaggaTCTCCCGGAGAAACTGCTCATTGATTTATTGGCGTTTGGAATTAGAACCCCGGAGGAAAGTTTTGTTCCCATGCAGAATGGCGCCTCAGAGAAACACGGAAGCATCATCACCAGGCATCAATTTTTGGACAGGATATTCAGTGTCAGCTTTTCTGATATTTGCTTGCTACCTCATCTGAAGGCTAGTCTGATGTTCGATGAGGTGCTAAGGCTGATGGAGTATTTTATAGGAAAACTGAGTCaagagggagagggggagggtgaCCTGGAGGCCAATGATAAGCAGCTTTATGAGTGGTGCAGTTTGATTATGGATTCGCATTATCAACATTATTTGCTGTCTAAAGACCCTCAGGTGCTCAGGTTGTTCGGGAAGCTGCACGACATTCTGAATGATCAT TTCCAGGTACAGAAAGAGATGGAAGAGCTGAGACCCATGCTCCAGCGAATATTGAACGGAaaaccattaaaaatatcttccaAAGGATTCAACAAGTTCTATTCGATAGAGATGATTCAAttgtattaa
- the LOC135173069 gene encoding odorant receptor 13a-like isoform X1, producing MSVCKRSTCNMDFWDQRYYSTTKTLSCLMGLWPYQSKTQLIVHRSIIFLLFIIQVIPEILAVFLNSADLDVIMDSVGTFIMDAGFLINAFTYFWNFKKMKILLDNVKENWKIFPKNEGQQILEKYARDGGKLATLYAAGICASGIFFTTEPLQWRLLNTMLNANFSVPLFCTPMEYPMIDVEKYYYVILFIQEISVAVVISMVVVYDLLFFLFSQHVCGLFAGLGYAIENLPVDRHSRSDDRGFRYVKRCIQIHSRAIRFSNSLEDLVVWNFFFMMGLNMIIMSLTAVQVVSNTNAIGRLLKNCVFVISQLVHLFITCFMCQRIIDHSSDLQAKITNSRWCFSTVKTQQLIKLMILRSQIPNQLTAGKLMVMSLETFTVIVKTSASYFTVFLAMQ from the exons ATGTCAGTCTGCAAGCGGAGCACATGCAATATGGACTTTTGGGACCAGCGATACTACAGCACAACAAAAACTCTATCTTGTCTGATGGGATTGTGGCCATATCAGTCTAAAACCCAGCTTATTGTCCATCGtagcattatttttttattatttattattcaagtcATACCCGAG ATTCTGGCTGTTTTTCTTAACTCGGCCGATCTTGATGTTATCATGGACTCGGTAGGAACGTTCATAATGGATGCgggttttttaataaatgcatttacatatttttggaattttaaaaAG atgAAGATTCTTCTAGATAATGTCAAAGAAAACTGGAAAATATTTCCGAAGAACGAAGGACAGCAAATATTGGAGAAATATGCTAGAGATGGTGGCAAGCTGGCCACCCTTTACGCAG CCGGCATCTGTGCatccggaattttttttacaactgaACCATTACAGTGGAGACTGCTCAACACAATGTTAAACGCCAATTTCAGTGTTCCGCTGTTCTGCACTCCAATGGAATATCCGATGATtgatgttgaaaaatattactaTGTTATTCTATTCATCCAGGAGATATCTGTAGCTGTTGTCATCAGCATGGTTGTCgtttatgatttattattcTTCCTCTTCTCTCAACATgtttgtggattatttgccgGTTTAGG GTATGCAATTGAGAATTTGCCAGTTGACAGGCACAGTCGATCCGATGACAGGGGATTTCGATATGTCAAACGTTGTATTCAAATACACAGTCGTGCGATAAG ATTCTCTAATTCACTTGAAGACCTTGTGGTTTGGAATTTCTTCTTCATGATGGGACTGAACATGATAATCATGAGTTTAACCGCAGTTCAG GTAGTCAGCAACACCAACGCCATAGGAAGACTTTTGAAGAATTGTGTATTCGTGATTTCGCAGTTGGTGCATCTCTTCATAACGTGTTTCATGTGCCAACGAATCATAGATCATAGCTCGGATCTCCAGGCGAAAAT AACAAATTCCCGATGGTGTTTTAGTACAGTGAAGACCCAGCAGTTGATAAAATTGATGATCCTGAGGAGTCAAATTCCGAATCAGCTGACAGCAGGGAAACTTATGGTCATGTCACTGGAAACATTCACAGTG ATCGTGAAAACATCAGCATCTTACTTTACCGTATTTTTGGCGATGCAATAA
- the LOC135173069 gene encoding odorant receptor 13a-like isoform X2, with the protein MSVCKRSTCNMDFWDQRYYSTTKTLSCLMGLWPYQSKTQLIVHRSIIFLLFIIQVIPEILAVFLNSADLDVIMDSVGTFIMDAGFLINAFTYFWNFKKMKILLDNVKENWKIFPKNEGQQILEKYARDGGKLATLYAAGICASGIFFTTEPLQWRLLNTMLNANFSVPLFCTPMEYPMIDVEKYYYVILFIQEISVAVVISMVVVYDLLFFLFSQHVCGLFAGLGYAIENLPVDRHSRSDDRGFRYVKRCIQIHSRAIRFSNSLEDLVVWNFFFMMGLNMIIMSLTAVQVELLDDLVHLFITCFMCQRIIDHSSDLQAKITNSRWCFSTVKTQQLIKLMILRSQIPNQLTAGKLMVMSLETFTVIVKTSASYFTVFLAMQ; encoded by the exons ATGTCAGTCTGCAAGCGGAGCACATGCAATATGGACTTTTGGGACCAGCGATACTACAGCACAACAAAAACTCTATCTTGTCTGATGGGATTGTGGCCATATCAGTCTAAAACCCAGCTTATTGTCCATCGtagcattatttttttattatttattattcaagtcATACCCGAG ATTCTGGCTGTTTTTCTTAACTCGGCCGATCTTGATGTTATCATGGACTCGGTAGGAACGTTCATAATGGATGCgggttttttaataaatgcatttacatatttttggaattttaaaaAG atgAAGATTCTTCTAGATAATGTCAAAGAAAACTGGAAAATATTTCCGAAGAACGAAGGACAGCAAATATTGGAGAAATATGCTAGAGATGGTGGCAAGCTGGCCACCCTTTACGCAG CCGGCATCTGTGCatccggaattttttttacaactgaACCATTACAGTGGAGACTGCTCAACACAATGTTAAACGCCAATTTCAGTGTTCCGCTGTTCTGCACTCCAATGGAATATCCGATGATtgatgttgaaaaatattactaTGTTATTCTATTCATCCAGGAGATATCTGTAGCTGTTGTCATCAGCATGGTTGTCgtttatgatttattattcTTCCTCTTCTCTCAACATgtttgtggattatttgccgGTTTAGG GTATGCAATTGAGAATTTGCCAGTTGACAGGCACAGTCGATCCGATGACAGGGGATTTCGATATGTCAAACGTTGTATTCAAATACACAGTCGTGCGATAAG ATTCTCTAATTCACTTGAAGACCTTGTGGTTTGGAATTTCTTCTTCATGATGGGACTGAACATGATAATCATGAGTTTAACCGCAGTTCAGGTGGAACTGCTTGACGAT TTGGTGCATCTCTTCATAACGTGTTTCATGTGCCAACGAATCATAGATCATAGCTCGGATCTCCAGGCGAAAAT AACAAATTCCCGATGGTGTTTTAGTACAGTGAAGACCCAGCAGTTGATAAAATTGATGATCCTGAGGAGTCAAATTCCGAATCAGCTGACAGCAGGGAAACTTATGGTCATGTCACTGGAAACATTCACAGTG ATCGTGAAAACATCAGCATCTTACTTTACCGTATTTTTGGCGATGCAATAA